From Priestia filamentosa, a single genomic window includes:
- a CDS encoding YbhB/YbcL family Raf kinase inhibitor-like protein, producing MMKVHVTTENGSLADKYGKQASEEYLRDGVPYVSFPISFENVPENAKSLALTLIDYDSVPVCNFAWIHWLVANIPAEVKELPENASDEKPFPFVQGNTSYASPVAGHKDPKITQQYGGPTPPDKDHDYTLVVYALDTELNLRDGYYLNEFYRAIEGHVIEEKTIAVVGRA from the coding sequence ATGATGAAAGTTCACGTAACGACGGAAAACGGTTCTTTAGCAGACAAGTATGGAAAGCAAGCTTCAGAAGAATATTTAAGAGATGGTGTTCCATACGTTTCTTTTCCAATTTCATTTGAAAATGTGCCTGAAAATGCTAAAAGTTTAGCGTTAACTCTTATTGATTATGATTCAGTACCAGTTTGTAATTTTGCATGGATTCATTGGCTTGTAGCGAATATTCCAGCGGAGGTTAAAGAGCTTCCGGAAAATGCAAGTGATGAAAAGCCGTTTCCATTTGTTCAAGGGAACACAAGCTATGCTTCCCCAGTAGCAGGCCATAAAGACCCAAAAATTACACAGCAGTACGGGGGCCCAACACCTCCTGATAAAGATCATGACTATACACTTGTTGTATATGCGCTAGACACAGAGCTTAATTTAAGAGACGGCTATTATCTTAATGAATTTTATAGAGCAATTGAAGGTCATGTAATCGAAGAAAAAACAATTGCAGTTGTTGGACGAGCATAG
- a CDS encoding superoxide dismutase: MDSETKDYKTYLEDWANDLYSHWDSLSSHRKNEEEWHQKWNEFAHLLEENHDQDMPYACFERAKELYLLWEDAYEENERDEEIHHEEENHQDEEGHRDEVNHHGEKSRPAFNPVPIGGHTLPPLPYPYEALEPYIDRETMRLHHDKHHQTYVDGLNKAEKEMKKARSNGDFTLIAHWEREAAFHGAGHYLHTLFWNVMSPNGGGKPRGEIRKAIDSTFGGFERFKQQFTEAANKVEGSGWGVLVWAPRAHRVEILQAEKHQNLSQYDVIPLLALDVWEHSYYLKYQNDRKKYIENWWNVVNWAHVEERYREAMKVKWKPF; the protein is encoded by the coding sequence ATGGATAGTGAGACAAAGGACTATAAAACATACTTAGAAGACTGGGCTAACGATTTATACAGCCATTGGGACTCTCTTTCCTCTCACCGAAAAAATGAAGAAGAATGGCACCAAAAGTGGAATGAATTTGCTCATCTTTTAGAAGAAAATCATGATCAAGATATGCCATATGCTTGTTTTGAACGAGCAAAGGAGCTTTACCTTTTGTGGGAAGACGCCTATGAAGAGAACGAGCGGGATGAAGAAATTCATCACGAGGAAGAGAACCACCAAGATGAAGAGGGTCACCGAGACGAAGTAAATCATCATGGTGAAAAGTCTCGCCCTGCTTTTAATCCTGTACCGATTGGAGGACATACTTTACCTCCTTTACCATATCCGTATGAAGCACTTGAGCCTTATATTGACCGCGAAACAATGAGGCTTCATCATGACAAACATCATCAAACATATGTTGATGGGTTGAACAAAGCAGAGAAAGAAATGAAAAAAGCGCGAAGCAATGGAGATTTTACGCTTATTGCCCATTGGGAACGAGAAGCCGCTTTTCACGGTGCTGGACATTATCTTCATACGCTGTTTTGGAATGTAATGAGTCCAAATGGTGGAGGAAAACCAAGAGGTGAAATACGAAAAGCGATTGATAGCACATTTGGAGGATTTGAACGATTTAAACAACAGTTTACAGAAGCCGCAAACAAAGTAGAAGGATCTGGATGGGGTGTTTTAGTATGGGCTCCCCGTGCTCATCGTGTGGAGATTTTACAAGCTGAAAAACACCAAAACTTAAGTCAATACGATGTTATCCCTCTTCTAGCTCTCGATGTATGGGAGCATTCTTATTATTTGAAATATCAAAATGACCGCAAGAAGTATATTGAGAACTGGTGGAATGTTGTCAATTGGGCACATGTTGAAGAACGTTATCGTGAAGCAATGAAAGTGAAATGGAAGCCATTTTAA
- a CDS encoding alpha/beta hydrolase translates to MSLNPKIKMMLDQMNSMPKLDLKTITPKEYRALQEQMSQAPTTVERVGAVEDKMLPLKDRDIRVRVYKPEGNGKFPALVYYHGGGWVLGNIDSHDGVCRAIVNMAQCTVISVDYRLAPEHKFPAGVHDAYDALVYISDHGEEFDIDANRIAVGGDSAGGNLAAVTSMIAKEKKGPSIIHQFLLYPSTGRDYELPSMKENSEGYFLTRELMEWFGEHYVNKQEDWKHPYASPVLAEDLANLPPATILTAQYDPLRDSGVLYAEKLRENDVPVFYKNYDDLIHGFANFIEFVPEAREALKEGAESLKEAF, encoded by the coding sequence TTGTCTTTAAATCCTAAAATTAAAATGATGCTTGATCAGATGAATAGTATGCCAAAACTAGATTTGAAAACGATTACTCCTAAAGAATATAGAGCGCTTCAAGAACAAATGAGCCAAGCTCCGACAACTGTTGAACGAGTAGGAGCAGTAGAAGATAAGATGCTTCCATTAAAAGATCGAGATATTCGAGTAAGAGTCTACAAGCCAGAAGGAAATGGAAAGTTCCCTGCGCTTGTTTACTACCATGGAGGAGGTTGGGTGTTAGGAAATATTGATAGTCATGATGGCGTGTGCAGAGCGATTGTAAATATGGCGCAATGTACGGTCATTTCGGTGGACTACCGATTAGCTCCTGAACATAAATTCCCTGCTGGTGTTCACGATGCATATGACGCTCTTGTATATATTAGCGATCATGGGGAGGAATTTGATATTGATGCTAATCGAATTGCAGTTGGAGGCGACAGCGCAGGAGGAAATTTAGCTGCAGTTACAAGTATGATCGCTAAAGAAAAAAAAGGGCCAAGCATTATCCATCAGTTTTTACTGTATCCATCAACAGGTCGTGATTATGAGCTTCCCTCAATGAAAGAAAACAGCGAAGGCTATTTTCTCACCCGTGAGCTTATGGAATGGTTTGGAGAACATTATGTAAATAAGCAAGAAGATTGGAAACATCCGTATGCATCCCCTGTGCTTGCAGAAGATTTAGCAAATCTTCCTCCTGCAACAATCCTTACTGCTCAATATGATCCACTTCGTGATTCTGGCGTGCTTTATGCAGAAAAGCTAAGAGAAAATGATGTTCCTGTTTTTTATAAAAATTATGATGATTTGATTCATGGTTTTGCTAATTTTATTGAATTTGTTCCAGAAGCAAGAGAAGCGTTGAAAGAAGGAGCAGAATCTTTAAAAGAAGCGTTTTAA
- a CDS encoding histidinol-phosphatase HisJ family protein: MFTDYHTHTNNSFDSKAIMMETCQKALENGVEQICFTEHFTLNPNIPTYGHMKWEKYREDIQTCQEAFKNQPLHILKGIELCEPHKYTEEYKQLFQKEHIDFILGSVHNIKDIGLRKTLAKYSRLEAYDLYFKEMLLLVEKADIDCLAHFDLIKRYSKEAFSQDDFEKFEPLIKKILSKAIERGIGIEINTSTVEALQEPMPSHYILTLYRELGGRILTIGSDSHYSEHIGRGIKEAYALAKECGFTEVSIFENRCATFVSI, translated from the coding sequence GTGTTTACGGACTATCATACACATACGAACAATTCATTTGACTCAAAAGCGATCATGATGGAAACATGCCAAAAAGCGCTTGAGAACGGAGTAGAACAAATTTGCTTCACTGAACACTTCACACTAAACCCGAACATTCCAACTTATGGACATATGAAATGGGAGAAGTACAGGGAAGACATTCAAACGTGTCAAGAAGCTTTTAAAAATCAGCCTCTTCATATCTTAAAAGGAATAGAACTTTGTGAACCACATAAGTATACAGAAGAATATAAACAGCTGTTTCAAAAAGAGCACATTGATTTTATTCTTGGTTCTGTTCACAATATTAAAGATATAGGCCTTCGCAAAACGTTAGCAAAATACTCACGGCTAGAAGCATATGACCTTTATTTTAAAGAAATGCTCTTACTTGTTGAAAAAGCCGACATTGACTGTTTAGCTCATTTTGATCTTATTAAGCGCTATTCAAAAGAAGCGTTTAGTCAGGACGACTTCGAAAAATTCGAGCCTCTTATAAAGAAGATACTTTCTAAAGCCATTGAACGAGGTATTGGAATTGAAATTAATACTTCAACAGTAGAAGCATTACAAGAACCAATGCCTTCACACTATATTTTAACTTTATATAGAGAGCTCGGCGGACGCATTTTAACCATTGGTTCGGATTCTCACTATTCAGAGCATATTGGTCGAGGTATTAAAGAAGCGTATGCTCTTGCCAAAGAGTGTGGATTTACGGAAGTGAGTATTTTTGAAAACCGATGTGCAACATTTGTTTCTATTTAA